The nucleotide sequence gtgcttaccgcacgcctcacCGCTATCACTGCGTCGAGCCTCTGTTGTCCTGGTCAAGTCTCCCGAGTAGCTAGCCCCCactgcctcaacccccactgcaaagaaccaccgatcatcaccgaccgatgccgagtatcacgtctccatcagaccactggtacccagtctgaaaccacgtgtctctcgctaccccgctgaaataggcttcgactctccgttAACTTACGATGTAGCCCCTCTATCAACTCAGAGTGTAGTCATCCGTCAGACtctagctccaccttcaacatgactccatggtggttgtacatgccaccctcccgcgccctgtcgactccaagctctcatgtgcaccatcttgaatcaacccTGCGCAATAGTCTGTCGAAGCCGCCGCACAAGCCCTCcagcctgcaccacgtgtttccacgccccagaagtcggccaccatcagcatcagctcctatgtcgtcgtcgctgaaatcaccgccgtcttctgctttgaccgaCATCCCCGTCAATCCGTCAGACAGTCCAGTCCGATCCAGTCGTGTATGTTCGACTGCAACCATGCTCTACCCTGCGTCGTCTCTGCCCCGCACATCTGTGCATTGATTGACGCCTTGTGTTTGCATGATCCTGTCACGGCGCGCTCCAGACTACTCCAAGCCTTATACGCACGTCGCCAtccttgccgcacaatgtccatcTTGATCAACTTGGCATCCTGCTACTCCATCAAGCATATCCGTCGCACAAACAATTCCTGCAACACTTGAATTCAGGCAGCCTGTCAATGTAAGCATTAACCCAAAATACCAACTTTCGTCGACCTGTACTGGACCCGCGACTCCTGCGCCTCGATTACCATCCGGCCACAGCCGAAACAATACCTACATGCTGCCATCTCCATACAAGACCATGTACCAAGCAAAAGAGCCAATAAAATCCCACATAGCTTAGCTTTTCCTGtgtctatgtggtgcgccattagtataccagatactaatggcacacttctatgtggtgcgccattagtataccagatactaatggcgcaccgtgggctatactaatggcgcactacatggtgcgccattagtataccagatactaatggcgcaccagtggtgcgccattagtaaaaaatactaatggcgtgctagtaatggcacaccgatagtgcgccattagtaggcaaaaccggtgcgccattagtaggcctttttctagtagtggcacGTCTAGAAGTGTGGTGGCGTGTGCCAACACCCGGCATgcgtctccggagtgtgacccccttcatggacggtgccgccgccggcacctggaggggggtaaCGGCCGCGTCGGGTCGACACAGAGAGAATCTTGCAATGGGTTTGGCCCGGACCTTGTTccgaagtgttcctatgggctcacctaccacaaccgggtggagaggtccattggtcaaagctcgTCCGACGAAAGTCAAAGGGTTAGGTCTCCTAGTCAACTACTGCAGGGTTTGGCAGGACGGGGgccttgggggtagcaatgccactggagcgtcacGCAGGGCCCTCATGCATGCCTTAAGGTGTGGTGGTATGTTTGAAGAGGTAGAACGCGgctctggggtgtggcccccctcacgaacaacGATGGCACGGTATAGTAAACATTCTGCGGTagcggtgcggcgtgaatattattgaatactcggagcgcgataaaatcatgattttcttacacggcgtgggcacatgtgatatatgacggatggtaatttttcataaattttggtgatgcagaagtatctgaacacttccctctacgtggattgctcttgcgtgtctacgattgtggccagcggccttcgggggctagccaAGCCACCAAATCTTCCGTCGGGGCCTCTTACATGTCTAGAAGTGTGGTGGCGGGTGCCAACACGAGGCACGCGTCTTCGGAGTGTGACCCCCttcacggacggcgccgtcgccggcacctaGAAGGGGGTAACGGCCATGTCGGGACGACACAGAGGGAATCTTGCGGTGGGTTTGGCCCGGACCTTGTTcctaagtgttcctatgggctgacctaccacaaccgggtggagaggtccattggtcaaagcccgtccgatgaaagtcaaagggttagatctcCTGGTCCACCGCTCTAGGGTTTGGCGGGACGGGggccttggggggtagcaatgccaccggatcaTTGTGCGGGGCCCTCATGCATGCCTTAAGGTGTGGTGGTGTCCCGTCTGAGGAGGCAGCACACGGTtccgggtgtggcccccctcacagacAGCGATGACACGGTATAGtaaacgttctgcggtaacggtgcggcgtgaatattactGAACACTCGgaacgcgataaaatcatgattttcttacacggcgtgggcacatgtgatataggacggacggtaatttttcataatttttggttatGTAGAAGTATCTGAACAGTTCTCTCTATGCGGATTGATCTTCACGTGTCTACGATTGTGACCTGTGGCTTCCGGGGGCTagccatgccgccaaatcttgcattgGGGCCTCTTAGACGTCTAGAAGTGTGGTGGCGGGTACGCTAGGGTGTCGAAAGAGTCATGAAAATATTAAAGTGGCGTTAAATTAAGAATTTCACAAATAAGACCCATGAAAACTAGTCGATAGAAAATATGTTAGAATAATAATACTAATTAAGTAGTAAATGTAAATGCAATTAAAACCATCTTAAACTAATTTCGCACAAATGTTATGCGTtgcaaaaaatccgcaaaaatgtaAGCCTAGTGCTTTGATCAGGCACACGGCTTATATGTCCTATAAGCCGAGTGCCTGCTTCGGACACACGGCTTATATGTCCTATAAGCCGAGTGCCTGCTTCGGACACATGGCTTATAGGCTGCTCCTTGACGGCACCGTCAACCACTGTCGTTGCAGACACGTGGCAGATGTCTTTGCCGAGTGTGTGCTGTAAGCCGGGTGCCGTTTCCCGTAGATACCGTGTGTTTCATATAAGCCGTGAGCTTTTTTGCGAAACTCGGCTTATAGATGACCATAAGCCGAGTTCCTCGTATTTACCGGGTGTTTTTTTCTCGGGACTCGGCTTAGAGGAGCATAAGCCGGGTGCCCGAAAAAACACACGCGGCTCATAGGCTAACACACGGGAAACCGAGATTTTCCTGTAGTGATGGACGCGCCTAACTGGCTGAAGAAGTAGCGCTGGCTGCGCGCCAAGCGCTCCACGATGGTGAAGAGGTCCTGGCAGGACACGAAGAGCCCCTCCAGGTTCACCAGGTAGACGTAGTATTTGTTGTCGAACACGTCGGGCGTGTGCACGTCCAGCACGGTGCGCGCGTCGGTGCCCTTGGCCGGGCACGTTCGCCTCAGCCTGCGGAGGAGGTCGGGGCGCGGGAAGAGGCGGCCCTCGAAGGAGGCGCAGTGCCCGAGCCCCACGGTGTGCCCGCCGGAgagcgcgacgaggtcggtggcGTCGAGGTGGAGGCTGTGGTTGTGGAAGACGTCCAGGAGGGACGGCACGGCGGAGGTGGGCGCGGGGAGGCCGGACAGCACGTCCTGCGGCGTGGCGAACCGCGGGCTGTCGTGCCGGCCGAGCGGCACGCGGTACTCGGGCCCGCCGGTGGCGACCACGGAGTCGCGCGCGGCGAGCGTCAGGATGTCGGAGCAGGAGACGACGGCGCCGCGGCACTCGCGCTCCAGCCGATCCCGGATGTCGTTGATGGCCTTGAAGGCGGAGGGGCGGAGCGTGAGGTTGGGCGGCGCCCGCTGCTCCCCCGGCCCCGTCGCAgccctgcatgcatgcatgacgcGGGCACGGCCGCACCCATGGATGCATGAGCCAAATACTGGATTGATGGGAGGCAATCAACACAGGCAAGAGAAGGCAAGGTAAGCACCtggacgaagcagtcgtggaagtggaggcggaggaggccggcggcgaggccgaCGTCCTTGCGGACGGCGTCCCGGACGAAGTGGCGCACGATGGACTCGGCCATGGGGCAGCTCCGCTTGTAGAAGTCGAAGGACAGGCCGCGCGTGATCGGAGGCTGCCTCAACCTCAAGTCGttcccgccggcgccggcggcctccTGCTCTGCCGCCGCATAAGCCCCAGACACCAGCGAGCAGGCCACTGCCAGCGCCGCTACTAGTGCTGCAGCGAGCAGAGGAGCACTGGCCGTCCTAGCACAAACCATCTCTCCGCGCGCGCGTGTGTCACGGACTCACGCACAAACCTGCCTTGGTTTTATACAAACGAGTCTCCTCTTGTGTTTGACACGTACGTAGGTAGACAACGCAGATGTGCTATATCCGCCATGAGTAGCAGGAGCTCAGGGACGATGCGAGTCTCTGTCCTCGATCAGCTTGGTTTTTTTAGGGGAAATCGAGCAGCTTGGGTGGGCGCTCCACAGGGGGCAGACGAGAGGGAAGGGGAACGGGCCCAGTCGGGTGGCCCGGTGCGGGAATATTCCACCGGGCAAATCGCTGCGCAGACTAATTAGTACCATATCGGGAGTTTAATTAAAGGCCGACTAGTTTATTAGGCTGAATTCTGTCCATTTTATCGCCAACACGGGGATCATGCACGGCTGTCAGCTGCGAAAGATGCCAAAGTGCACAAATAAAAGAGGCCGCCGAGCCCAACCTGTGACCCAGCACCAAAAGTGCACACGGATGAAAAGATGGCCTCCGAGCCCATCCGTGACTCAGCACCGATAAGTGCGCACGGACCAAAACAAATGCAGTGAAAAGATCCCCTATGAGGGCACAGTCGTAAGAAAATAGCGCAATTGCATCCCCCGAGTTGGCACGTGCTATACATTAGCACTGGGCTTTTTGTTCAAATTCATTTTTTTAAGTATGTTTAAAAAAGATAGCGCAATTGCATCCCCGGGTTGGCACGTGCTATACATTAGCACTGGGCTTtttgtttaaatttcttttttttaCTGACTACTTCCTACTAGTCACTGGATTTAGTTATATGTGGCATTGTAGTTCTTCACTTGTAGTGTCTTCTTCCCTcgcacccaagtccacatcctcaCCATGCACAGAGCATCGGACCCCCTTCCACTGGTTCCAGCGACGGGACGAGGAGGCACAAATCCAACTTGGCGCGGGCAGCAGCGGAGCGAGCGTCCCCGGTGGCAGGTGGGTGctgatgtctaatacacaaccttcttcttgtagacgttgttgggcctccaagtgcagaggtttgtaggacagtagcaaatttccctcaagtggatgacctaaggtttatcaatccgtaggaggcgtaggatgaagatggtctctctcaagcaaccctgcaaccaaataacaaagagtctcttgtgtccccaacacacccaatacaatggtaatttgtataggtgcactagttcggcgaagagatggtgatacaagtggtatatggatagtagatataggtatttataatctgaaaatataaaaacagcaaggtaactaatgataaaagtgagcgtaaacggtattgcaatgctagaaaacaaggcctagggttcatactttcgctagtgtaagttccctcaacaataatatcataattgaatcataaaactatccctcaacatgcaacaaagagtcactccaaaataactaatagcggagaacgaacgaagagattatggtagggtacgaaaccacctcaaagttattctttccaatcaatccgttgggctattcctataagtgtcacaaacagccctagagttcgtactagaataacaccttaagatacaaatcaaccaaaaccctaatgtcacctagatactccaatgtcacctcaagtatccgtgggtatgattatacgatatgcatcacacaatctcagattcatctattcaacaaacacatagaacctcaaagagtgccccaaagtttctactggagaatcacgacgaaaacgtgtgccaacccctatgcataggtttcgaatgtcacgaaacccgcaagttgatcaccttaacatacatcaagtggcacgtggtatcccattatcaccacagatatccacgacaagacatacatcaagtgttctcaaagctttaaagactcaatccgataagataactccaaaggggaaactcaattcattacaagagagaagaggggggaagaaacatcataggatccaaatataatagcaaagctcgcgatacatcaagatcgtatcatctcaagaacacgagagagagagagagaaagagagagagagagagatcaaacacatagctactggtacataccctcagccccgagggagaactactcgctcctcgtcatggagagcaccgggatgatgaagatggccaccggtggaactcccgatctatgttgcgttctggaagttttaggtcacgtaggtatatatgggtgcaggaggtacgttaggggagccacgagggccccacgagacaggggggcgcgccctaggggggggcccctaccctcgtgagctcctccttccttccttgacgtgtggtccaagtccatcgggtggctttcgttccaaaaataacttctctagttgatttcgttccgtttcgactccgtctgatattccttttcttcaaaacactgaaataggtataaaacaacaaatctgagctgggcctccggttaatagattagtcccataaaagtggataataaagcccaatattgcccaaaacagtagataatatagcatggagcaatcaaaaattatagatacgttggagacgtatcaagcatccccaagcttaattcctgctcgtcctcgagtaggtaaatgataaaaagataatttttgatgtggaatgctagttggcataatttcaatgtaattcttcttaattgtggcatgaatattcagatccataagattcaagacaaaagttgatattgacataaaaataataatactttaagcatactaacaaagcaattatgtcttctcaaaataacatggccaaagaaagctatccctacaaaatcatatagtatggctatgctccatcttcaccacacaaaatattcaaatcatgcacaaccccgatgacaagccaagcaattgtttcatacttttgatgtactcaaactttttcaatcttcacgcaatacatgagcgtgagccatggatatagcactataggtggaatagaatggtggttgtggagaagacaaagagggagaagatattctcacatcaactaggcgtatcaacgggctatggagatgcccatcaatagatatcaatgtgagtgagtagggattgccatgcaacggatgcactagagctataagtatatgaaagctcaacaaaagaaactagtgggtgtgcatccaactcgcttgctcacgaagacctagggcattttgaggaagcccatcattggaatatacaagccaagttctataatgaaagattcccactagtatataaaagtgacaacataggagactctatcatgaagatcatggtgctactttgaagcacaagtgtggtaaaagaatagtagcattgtcccttttatatttttttaattttttaatttggcctttttttgggacaatgctctattgaatgatgatcatcacacttctatttatttacaactcaatgatacaactcgatactagaacaaagatgaatctatatgaatgcctccggcggtgtaccgggatatgcaatgaatcaagagtgacatgtatgaaagaattatgaacggtggctttgccacaaatactatgtcaactacatgatcatgctaagcaatatgacaatgatgaatgtgtcatgatgaactagatggtggaaagttgcatggcaatatatctcggaatggctatggaaatgccataataggtaggtatggtggctgttttgaggaaggtatatggtgggtttatggtaccggcgaaaggtgcgcggtactagagaggctagcaagggtggaagggtgagagtgcgtataatccatggactcaacattagtcataaagaactcacatacttattgcaaaaatctagaagttatcaaagtaaagtattacgcgcatgctcctagggggatagattggtaggaaaagaccatcgctcgtccccgaccgccactcataaggaagacaatcaataaataaatcatgctccgacttcgtcacataacggttcaccatacgtgcatgctacgggaatcacaa is from Triticum aestivum cultivar Chinese Spring chromosome 3A, IWGSC CS RefSeq v2.1, whole genome shotgun sequence and encodes:
- the LOC123059525 gene encoding cationic peroxidase SPC4-like, with the protein product MVCARTASAPLLAAALVAALAVACSLVSGAYAAAEQEAAGAGGNDLRLRQPPITRGLSFDFYKRSCPMAESIVRHFVRDAVRKDVGLAAGLLRLHFHDCFVQGCGRARVMHACRAATGPGEQRAPPNLTLRPSAFKAINDIRDRLERECRGAVVSCSDILTLAARDSVVATGGPEYRVPLGRHDSPRFATPQDVLSGLPAPTSAVPSLLDVFHNHSLHLDATDLVALSGGHTVGLGHCASFEGRLFPRPDLLRRLRRTCPAKGTDARTVLDVHTPDVFDNKYYVYLVNLEGLFVSCQDLFTIVERLARSQRYFFSQLGASITTGKSRFPVC